A part of Tardiphaga sp. vice304 genomic DNA contains:
- a CDS encoding DUF4167 domain-containing protein, with protein MRNGQNNNNKRMRNNNNRSSNSGGGSNNSNSNNNRRGQNPMTRVFESNGPDIKIRGTASHVAEKYVQLARDARSSGDPVAAENYYQHAEHYFRLIAAAQEQFRQNQPQPRTENEMASEDGDDDGETFSNFGAEPGFVTPPPQPFVPRDPQPPREQQPYQPRENQQYQPREQREPRDNNAPRENNHRERTERPQHQPQPQPQFQPQPQPAMPVSDSVDRLPSFITGPQPVVNGPVPFDAAAGERFPPRRRRRPHGPRPEGAAPVPVTPGDDFGNT; from the coding sequence ATGAGAAACGGTCAGAATAATAACAACAAGCGGATGCGGAATAACAACAACCGCAGCAGCAATAGCGGCGGCGGCAGCAACAATAGCAACAGCAACAACAATCGGCGCGGCCAGAACCCGATGACCCGGGTGTTCGAATCGAACGGCCCCGATATCAAGATCCGTGGCACCGCCTCGCATGTCGCCGAGAAATACGTCCAGCTGGCGCGCGACGCGCGTTCTTCCGGCGACCCGGTCGCCGCCGAGAACTACTATCAGCACGCCGAACACTATTTCCGCCTGATCGCCGCCGCCCAGGAGCAGTTCCGGCAGAACCAGCCGCAGCCGCGCACCGAGAACGAGATGGCCTCGGAAGACGGTGACGATGACGGCGAGACGTTCTCGAATTTCGGCGCCGAACCGGGCTTCGTGACGCCGCCGCCGCAGCCCTTCGTGCCGCGCGATCCGCAGCCGCCGCGCGAGCAGCAACCGTATCAGCCGCGCGAAAACCAGCAGTACCAGCCGCGCGAGCAGCGTGAGCCCCGCGATAACAACGCGCCGCGCGAAAACAACCATCGCGAACGGACCGAACGTCCGCAGCACCAGCCGCAACCGCAGCCGCAATTCCAGCCGCAGCCCCAGCCGGCGATGCCGGTCAGCGACAGCGTCGATCGGCTGCCGTCCTTCATCACCGGCCCGCAGCCGGTGGTGAACGGTCCGGTGCCGTTCGATGCCGCCGCCGGCGAACGCTTCCCGCCGCGCCGCCGTCGTCGTCCGCACGGCCCGCGCCCGGAAGGTGCCGCGCCCGTGCCGGTGACGCCGGGTGATGATTTCGGCAATACGTGA
- the prfA gene encoding peptide chain release factor 1 has protein sequence MSILPEAKLDILLAHHASLESQLQSQMSGENFVKLTREFAELNPLIEAVKTYRAATREVAELDAMIADSTTDAEMREMAEAERPTLEARAQELAQEIRVALLPKDAMDERNVVLEIRAGTGGDEASLFAGDLFRMYERFAALQGWKVEVVSESEGTMGGYKEIIVEIQGRGAFAKLKFESGVHRVQRVPDTETQGRIHTSAATVAVLPEVEEVDVTIRDEDLRIETMRAQGAGGQHVNKTESAIRITHIPTGLQVMMQDSRSQHKNRASAMNILRSRIYDAEQQRIDSVRSAERKEKVGSGDRSERIRTYNFPQGRVTDHRINLTLYKLPQVISGEALHELTEALTTEHQAAQLAAQGNA, from the coding sequence ATGTCCATCCTGCCCGAAGCCAAACTCGACATTCTGCTGGCGCATCATGCCTCGCTCGAATCCCAGTTGCAGAGCCAGATGAGCGGCGAGAATTTCGTCAAGCTGACGCGCGAATTCGCCGAGCTCAACCCGCTGATCGAAGCCGTGAAGACCTATCGCGCCGCCACCCGGGAAGTCGCCGAACTCGACGCGATGATTGCAGATAGCACCACCGACGCCGAGATGCGCGAGATGGCGGAGGCCGAGCGCCCGACGCTGGAAGCGCGCGCGCAGGAATTGGCGCAGGAAATCCGCGTCGCGCTGTTGCCGAAGGACGCGATGGACGAGCGCAACGTGGTGCTGGAAATCCGTGCCGGCACCGGCGGCGACGAGGCGTCGTTGTTCGCCGGCGACCTGTTCCGCATGTATGAACGCTTCGCCGCGCTGCAGGGCTGGAAGGTCGAGGTGGTATCTGAATCCGAAGGCACGATGGGCGGCTACAAGGAAATCATCGTCGAGATCCAGGGCCGCGGCGCGTTCGCCAAGCTGAAATTCGAATCGGGCGTGCACCGCGTGCAGCGCGTGCCGGATACCGAGACCCAGGGCCGCATCCATACGTCGGCGGCGACCGTGGCGGTGCTGCCGGAAGTCGAGGAAGTCGATGTCACGATCCGCGACGAGGATTTGCGCATCGAGACGATGCGCGCGCAGGGCGCCGGCGGCCAGCACGTCAACAAGACCGAATCGGCGATCCGCATCACCCATATCCCGACCGGGCTGCAGGTGATGATGCAGGACAGCCGCTCGCAGCATAAGAACCGGGCGTCGGCGATGAACATTTTGCGCTCGCGCATCTACGATGCCGAGCAGCAGCGCATCGATTCGGTGCGCTCCGCCGAGCGCAAGGAAAAGGTCGGCTCCGGCGACCGCTCTGAACGGATACGGACCTATAATTTCCCGCAGGGCCGCGTCACCGACCACCGCATCAACCTGACGCTCTACAAGCTGCCGCAGGTGATCTCCGGCGAAGCGCTGCACGAACTGACCGAGGCACTGACGACCGAGCATCAGGCCGCGCAGCTCGCGGCACAGGGCAACGCGTGA
- the prmC gene encoding peptide chain release factor N(5)-glutamine methyltransferase: protein MADSLTGQSVENARRKLAAQLRAHDVESADLDARLLVGGVLNLDLTGLMIAAKRILIEEEAAHLQAFALRRMSGEPIARILGVKEFWGLPLQLSADTLVPRPDTETIVEAALEAIDADRRRGAPLRIADLGTGSGAILLALLSELPQATGIGTDINLAALLTARRNAGLLGFADRSSFVTCDYAAALQPGLDLIVSNPPYIRSAEIDTLATEVRDHDPHRALDGGADGLDAYRIIAPQAEALLAPDGWLVFEVGHNQSNDVESLLQATGFQLSGPAKADLGGIRRAVSARKSRQSP from the coding sequence GTGGCTGATTCACTCACCGGTCAAAGCGTCGAAAACGCCCGTCGTAAGCTCGCCGCGCAGTTGCGCGCGCATGATGTGGAGTCCGCAGACCTCGACGCTCGGCTGCTGGTCGGTGGCGTACTCAACCTCGATCTCACCGGCCTGATGATCGCTGCCAAGCGCATCCTCATTGAAGAAGAGGCCGCGCATCTTCAAGCCTTTGCCCTTCGCCGCATGTCCGGCGAACCGATTGCGCGCATCCTCGGCGTCAAGGAATTCTGGGGCCTGCCCCTGCAATTGTCCGCCGACACGCTGGTGCCGCGGCCCGATACCGAAACGATCGTCGAGGCCGCGCTCGAGGCGATCGACGCCGACCGGCGACGTGGTGCCCCGCTCCGCATCGCCGATCTCGGCACCGGCTCCGGGGCGATCCTTCTGGCGCTGCTGTCGGAGCTGCCGCAGGCGACTGGCATCGGCACCGATATCAATCTCGCAGCCCTGCTGACGGCGCGCCGCAATGCCGGCCTGCTCGGCTTCGCCGACCGCAGTTCGTTCGTCACCTGCGACTACGCCGCCGCCTTGCAGCCCGGCCTCGATTTGATCGTCTCCAACCCGCCCTATATCCGCTCCGCCGAAATCGACACCCTCGCCACCGAGGTGCGCGACCATGATCCACACCGCGCGCTGGACGGCGGCGCCGACGGGCTCGACGCCTATCGGATCATCGCGCCGCAGGCCGAGGCACTGCTGGCGCCGGACGGGTGGCTAGTGTTCGAGGTCGGACACAACCAAAGCAACGATGTGGAAAGCTTGCTGCAAGCGACCGGATTTCAGCTCAGCGGACCGGCGAAGGCCGATCTGGGAGGTATCCGGCGTGCCGTTTCGGCGCGAAAATCGCGCCAATCCCCCTAA